The genomic region TTTTTCATAACGGCTCAATTCTTGGTCAGGCATTTCTTCAGTTTGTTGATAATCTCTCTTTGTAGTAGCGAAACTCTCGAGAAAACTTTGGTCTAAGTCAGATTTTGTATCAATGACCTTATCAATAGATTGAAGTAAAGTGGCTCGATTTTCGCCAAAACAATCCAAAGCCCCAGTCAAAATAAGGGGTTCGAGTAATCGTCGTGATCTTATACGACTCGGTATACGATCACAAAAGTCAAATAAATCTTTAAATGGCCCATTATCCAGACGTTCTTTTACTATTGTATTGACACTTTGGTATCCGACTCCTTTAATAGCACCTAACGAGATGTATACATTATTTCCATCTGAAACATATCGCCACATACTTTTATTAATGTGGGGGCCGTGTATATTGATATTATGCGTTTTCGCTTCATCAATAATGGCTAACGTTTTTTCTTCATGTCCAATGACATTACTCAAAATATTAGCATAAAAATATGTTGCATAATGAACTTTTAAATATGACATAATATAAGCTATTTTTGAATAACTAACTGCATGCGCCCTTGGAAATCCATAATCTGCAAATTTTAAAATCAAGTCAAAGATTTGCTGACTCAACCTTTCACTATAACCGCGTTTATAAGCGCCATCAATAAAATGTTGACGCTCATTTTCTAAAACTGCTCGATTCTTTTTACTCATCGCACGTCTTAAAATATCGGCTTCTCCATACGAGAACCCTGCAAACTGACTTGCTATTTGCATGATTTGCTCTTGATACACAATGACCCCATATGTACGTTTAAGCAGTGGCTCTAAGTCCGCATGTAAATAGGATACCGTATGCGGATGATGACGTCTCTTAATATAAGTCGGGATTTCTTCCATTGGTCCTGGTCGATATAACGATGTCACGGCTACAATATCTTCAAAATGTTCTGGTTGTAAATTCTGTAAAACTTTCCTAACACCCTCTGATTCCAATTGAAAAATACCGGTCGTATCTCCTCTTGATAATAACTCAAATACATGAGAATCATCGAGAGGAATCTTTTCAATATCTATTTCAACACCTTCATAACGTTGAATTTGTTTAATCATTTCATGGATAATGGATAAGTTTCTTAAACCTAAAAAATCAATTTTTAACAACCCAATGCGTTCAGACTCAGTCATCGTCCATTGCGTTAATAATCCTGTATCCCCTTCAGTAAGTGGGATGAATTCATCAAGTGGTTGATCATTTATGATGATTCCTGCTGCATGGGTAGAGGTATTTCTCGGCAACCCTTCTAATTTTTTACAAAGTTCAAACCAGTGCTCATGCTTATGATTTCGATGAACAAAATCCTGAAACGATTGATTTTGATATGCCTCTTCCAGCGTTATTCCTAAGTGACTCGGTATGTTTTTAGAAGCTTCACTTAGCGTTATTTCATCAAAGCCCATCACACGCCCAACATCACGCGCAACAGCTTTTGCTGATAAATGACCAAATGTGATAATTCCTGCCACTCGGTAATCACCGTATTTTTCCTGAACATACTGAATGACTTTCTCACGCTTTGTATCCTCAAAATCAATATCGATATCTGGCATTGTGACGCGCTCAGGGTTTAAAAAGCGCTCAAAAAGCAAATCATATTTTATAGGGTCAATCGTTGTGATATTTAATAAGTAACTGACTAAAGACCCTGCTGAAGATCCACGGCCTGGTCCAACCATAATATGATTGGATTTAGCATAATGAATCAAGTCACTTACAATTAAAAAGTAATCAGAATACCCCATTTTTCGTATAATATTAAATTCATAAGTCATTCTCTCTTTGTATCTAGAATCGTTCATATCTAACTTTTGAAGTGCTTGATTCAACAAATACCACAAATACTCATCAGATGTTTCATTATTCGGCGTAACAAATTCTGGCAACAATGATTGATGGTAATTTAGTTTTGCGTCACATAAATCTGTAATTTCATCTGTTTGAGCAAGTAACGCTTGAGGCACACCTTGGTTAAGAAGTTCTTGTACTGTTAAAATATACGCAGAATCTGAATCTTTCTTCTCAACAAAATTCACTTTTTGATTCTCTCGAATAGCCTCCAACACTTTCAAGGCTTCTTTCTCATCAGGTTCACCATAATGAGCACTTTTGATCCATACTTTTTTTAAATGTTCAAATTGAGATGATAATTGATCAATATATACAGATGTATCGTCTGACAATCCATCTAACCAATGACTATGTTGATCC from Staphylococcus felis harbors:
- a CDS encoding DNA polymerase III subunit alpha; protein product: MVAHLNIHTAYDLLNSTLKVEDAVKRAKSAGYSAVAITDLHVMYGVPQFYDACVTHQIKPLLGMTVHITDEFNQMEAVILAKNNEGLKHLFKLSSDIKINQRHVISIHHLKNYLNHHIVIFKQFSDQHSHWLDGLSDDTSVYIDQLSSQFEHLKKVWIKSAHYGEPDEKEALKVLEAIRENQKVNFVEKKDSDSAYILTVQELLNQGVPQALLAQTDEITDLCDAKLNYHQSLLPEFVTPNNETSDEYLWYLLNQALQKLDMNDSRYKERMTYEFNIIRKMGYSDYFLIVSDLIHYAKSNHIMVGPGRGSSAGSLVSYLLNITTIDPIKYDLLFERFLNPERVTMPDIDIDFEDTKREKVIQYVQEKYGDYRVAGIITFGHLSAKAVARDVGRVMGFDEITLSEASKNIPSHLGITLEEAYQNQSFQDFVHRNHKHEHWFELCKKLEGLPRNTSTHAAGIIINDQPLDEFIPLTEGDTGLLTQWTMTESERIGLLKIDFLGLRNLSIIHEMIKQIQRYEGVEIDIEKIPLDDSHVFELLSRGDTTGIFQLESEGVRKVLQNLQPEHFEDIVAVTSLYRPGPMEEIPTYIKRRHHPHTVSYLHADLEPLLKRTYGVIVYQEQIMQIASQFAGFSYGEADILRRAMSKKNRAVLENERQHFIDGAYKRGYSERLSQQIFDLILKFADYGFPRAHAVSYSKIAYIMSYLKVHYATYFYANILSNVIGHEEKTLAIIDEAKTHNINIHGPHINKSMWRYVSDGNNVYISLGAIKGVGYQSVNTIVKERLDNGPFKDLFDFCDRIPSRIRSRRLLEPLILTGALDCFGENRATLLQSIDKVIDTKSDLDQSFLESFATTKRDYQQTEEMPDQELSRYEKQYMGFYVSTHPVEKLFNLKQYLGIYQLNPQLKFKPVLIYLDRIRVIRTKKGQQMAFVELNDGQKTIEGVIFPNVYQKISFQLNKGVAFIVKGKFERRHQNIQMIINDIEPLESFENNVIKRARQIIIRVMPTDTLQTQYLQSPCQKGLPVYYFDEVSHTYEKIGCIEGDGEKILAFIAQFKPDQIRVLSVN